CCAACGGGCCCATTACCCGCTGGGTGACCGAACATCGGCAGCGGGTGGTGATCACTGATGTCTCTCAGGATCCCCGCATTGGAGATTGCAACCTCGAATATCAGACAGCTCAGATTCGCTCGGCCCTGATGGTGCCGGTGCAAACCAAGGAGCGCCTCCACGCCATTTTGTATATCAACCAGTGCAGCCATGTGCGCTATTGGTCCAAAGACGACCAAGAACTGGCCCAGGCGGTGGCGGATCAACTAGCGATTTCCATTCAGCAGGCCTATCTCTACACCCAGGTGCAGCAGCAGGCTGAAACCAGTCGCGCTCAGGCTCAGCAGCTTAGCCAGACGTTGTTGGATCTGCAGCATACCCAGGCCCAGCTCATCCAAAGTGAGAAAATGTCTAGCCTAGGGCGGATGGTGGCGGGGGTGGCCCATGAGATCAATAACCCGGTGAGCTTCATCTACGGCAACATTCCCCACGTGGAAAAGTATGTGGAGGGATTGATGCAACTGGTGCAGCTTTACCGCGATCGCACCCCTGAGGATGAAGAGTTGCGATCGCTGATCGACGACCTCGACCTCGATTTTCTGCTGCGAGATCTACCCGACACCCTGCGGTCGATGCAAACTGGGGCGGAGCGCATTCGTCAGATTGTCCTTTCCCTGCGGCGGTTTGCTCGCTTGGATGAAGCGGAATGGAAGCTGGCCGACCTGCACGATAGTCTCGATACCGCGTTGGATATCCTCAAAAGCCAGATCCCCCTGGATGTGACGGTGCGCCGGCACTATAGCGACTTGCCTTGGGTAGAATGCTATCCCCAATTGCTCAATCAAGTGTTCGTAAACATTGTCGGTAATGCCCTAGATGCCTTGGCCGATCTGCCTGACCACCACCCCAAGTTTATTGACATCACCACGGCGCTTTATGTCGATTGCGAAACCCGCCAGACCTGGATGCGGATTGCGATCGCTGATAACGGCCCGGGCATTGCGCCAGAACACCAAACCCGTATCTTTGATCCCTTTTTCACCACCAAAGATGTGGGGCGCGGTACAGGTCTGGGGCTCACCGTCAGTTACCAAACCATTGTGCATCAACATCGCGGTCATATTGGTCTAGTATCAACGCCCCAGGGTGGCACAGAGATCACCCTAGATTTGCCGATCTATGGAACGGGATCGTCTGGAGATTAGTGGGTCAACCGGTGCACCATATCTAGGAACTGCTGGCTGACGGGGGTGAGTTTGTCTGGATGCCAGAGGAGGGCGATCGCTGCCTGGGGTGTTGCTTCTTGCAGGGGGCGATAGACCACGCCGGTGCGCCCCAAATGCTGGATGGATATGGGTACGATCGCCACGCCCATCCTGGCGGCCACCAGGCTGACAATGGTCTGCATTTGGATGGCTTCTTGAACCACCTTGGGGCTAAAGTCCGCTGATTGGCAGAGGCTAATCACTTGGTCATACAGACCGGGAGCTAGGCGGCGGGGAAAGAGAATAAACGATTCCCCCGCCAGGGATTTTAGGGGGATGGCCTCTAGAGCAGCGAGGGGATGATGAACCGGCAGAGCCACCACCAGCGGTTCCTGCAAAATCACCTGGGTTTTAAGCTGAGCATCGTCGATGGGCGGGCGAATGAAGCCGACGTCGAGACGATTTTCCGCCAGCCAGCGCACCTGTTGATCCGTCGTCAGTTCCCGCAGCGTGAGGTTGACTTGGGGGAAGCGATCGCGAAATTC
The window above is part of the Candidatus Obscuribacterales bacterium genome. Proteins encoded here:
- a CDS encoding ATP-binding protein translates to NGPITRWVTEHRQRVVITDVSQDPRIGDCNLEYQTAQIRSALMVPVQTKERLHAILYINQCSHVRYWSKDDQELAQAVADQLAISIQQAYLYTQVQQQAETSRAQAQQLSQTLLDLQHTQAQLIQSEKMSSLGRMVAGVAHEINNPVSFIYGNIPHVEKYVEGLMQLVQLYRDRTPEDEELRSLIDDLDLDFLLRDLPDTLRSMQTGAERIRQIVLSLRRFARLDEAEWKLADLHDSLDTALDILKSQIPLDVTVRRHYSDLPWVECYPQLLNQVFVNIVGNALDALADLPDHHPKFIDITTALYVDCETRQTWMRIAIADNGPGIAPEHQTRIFDPFFTTKDVGRGTGLGLTVSYQTIVHQHRGHIGLVSTPQGGTEITLDLPIYGTGSSGD
- a CDS encoding LysR family transcriptional regulator, with the protein product MIEFRHLRYFVAVAEELHFGRAAERLHMAQPPLSQQIRQLEEQLGFQLFHRTKRRVTLTEAGQVFLEHSQDLLQQLERAVESGRQASRGEVGQLAIGFVSSATYNVLPMILHEFRDRFPQVNLTLRELTTDQQVRWLAENRLDVGFIRPPIDDAQLKTQVILQEPLVVALPVHHPLAALEAIPLKSLAGESFILFPRRLAPGLYDQVISLCQSADFSPKVVQEAIQMQTIVSLVAARMGVAIVPISIQHLGRTGVVYRPLQEATPQAAIALLWHPDKLTPVSQQFLDMVHRLTH